GCCCTTCACCCGCTCCTGGGAGATGGCCATCAGCGGCCGGACGAAGCCGTCCAGCTTGTCCTTCGGGCAGTGGTCGGTGTGCAGCGCCACGTTGACCGGGTAGTTCTTGGCCACCTCGTGCGCGTACGCGGCGAACGCCACCGCGCCGGTCACCATGTCCTTGACCGACGGGCCGGACAGGTACTCCGCGCCACCGGTGGAGACCTGGATGATGCCGTCGCTCTCCGCGTCGGCGAAGCCCTTCAGCGCCGCGTTCAGGGTCTGCGACGAGGTCACGTTGATCGCGGGGTACGCGTACCGGCCGGCCTTGGCCCGGTCCAGCATCTCCGCGTAAGCCTCGGGGGAAGCGATGGGCATGTGAAAAGCTCCTTAACTTACCGCTCTCGGCCGCGCTGGCCGCTGACTTCCATCGGTGCGCCGGACCGCGCTGTCCACCGTCGGCAGTATCCCGCAGGAGGCGGCGGCGGACACCACCGCCCCGGCGACCGTCCACCCGTCGGCCTCACCGGGTCTCCCGACGGTCCGGCACGACGACGCTGATCAGCCAGGTCACCACCGCCATCACGATGGCCCCCCAGAAGGCGGCCCAGAAACCGTCCACCCGGAACGGCAGGTCGAGGGCGCGGGCGATCCGGTCGGTCAGCAGGAACAGCAGCGCGTTCACCACCAGCGCGAACAACCCCAGGGTGAGCAGGTAGAACACGCAGCCGACCACCTTGATCACCGGCTTGAGCACCGCGTTGACCACGCCGAAGATCAGCGCCACCACCAGCAGGGTGAGGGCGGTGTTCGCACCGTTGCGCCCGGAGACGTCGACCCCGGGCACGATCAGCGTGGTGACCCACAGCGCGATCGCCGTGATCACCAGTCGGATCAGGAAGCCCACCGGCCCATCCTGGCACCGCCCGGTCGTCCCGGTGGGGCGTTCCGGTGTTCCCGCGCCTCCGGGCGACCACCCCCACCAGCCCGTACGGTGGACGGGTAGGCCACCGGAAGCAGGGAGGGACGATGGCTCAGCCCGACGAGGACTTCACCCCGACGGACCACCTCGACCCGGAGGAGCGCGACCCGGAGGCCGAGCCGGCCGACGCGGTGGAGCAGGCCGCCGTGATCGGCCCGGACGAGACCGACGCCGAGCCGCACCGGGGCCTGGAGGTCGACGACTGGGACGCGATGGAGCAGGCCCGGGTGGTCACCGCCGACGAGGACGACTACCGCTGACGGCGGGCGGACGTCGGCGCGGCGGGGGAGAGATACGGCCGGAAGGCGTCGTCGGCGGGCGTGGCGGGACAACGGAAGCACGAACAGCGTGAGAGGCTGACCACTTTCCGTAACCCATCCGGAAGGCGGTCGTCATGCTCCGGCACCACCCGCGGCGCTGGTTCGCCGCGTTCGTCGTCGTCGGCGTGTTCGGCGGCGCCGCGGCCACACCCGCCATGGCCGCTGGCGCGGTCCCCTCCACCGCCGCCACACCCGGCCAGGTGCGGATCGAATCACGGGACCTGCTGGTCGCCCCCGGGCACAGCACCTCGGGCCAGGTCCGCATCGAGACCCTCGTTCCCCATGCCGAGCCTCTCCACCTCGACCTGGAGCTGTCCGGGCTGGAGAAGGTCGGCCGCCTCACCACCTCGGGCGACGGCTGGAGCTGCGCCCAACCCGACAAGCACCTCAGCTGCACCGCCCCAAAGGGCACGCGGGCCAACTCGAATGTGTACCCCACCTTGTTCTTCCAGATCGACGCCCGGTCCGATGCGCCACTGGACACCCGGGTCGAGCTTCACTTCGACGTGACGTTGTCGGGAACCCACGGCACCCGGACCACCACGTTGACCGTCGT
Above is a window of Micromonospora rifamycinica DNA encoding:
- a CDS encoding phage holin family protein codes for the protein MGFLIRLVITAIALWVTTLIVPGVDVSGRNGANTALTLLVVALIFGVVNAVLKPVIKVVGCVFYLLTLGLFALVVNALLFLLTDRIARALDLPFRVDGFWAAFWGAIVMAVVTWLISVVVPDRRETR